In Labrus bergylta chromosome 1, fLabBer1.1, whole genome shotgun sequence, one genomic interval encodes:
- the dzank1 gene encoding double zinc ribbon and ankyrin repeat-containing protein 1 isoform X2 has product MTAGSVSAPLIIPIIHLQTHRAKNHINTDTPVSLQSDSPGVQIFFTLDGSRPVAVQRGSAGNSRKYNEPILLPAGRVSVRAVAVTSDGRESAVVTKVFSVEPVDSKNGKENEEDFLRSDQLRPSDRTSWSVENSSGSSLKPPELRMMGNRSPQSGPRFLHSRLGSPSTSAQTGDPHRSQSADSGVLKQLSSTETSRICRETDFLRCAGCLSVRPSDPFARFCSYCGAPVSVITEQRLPPTEGGQMVCCVFCNTLVPVNTQSCLICENSIHQQLRPQSRRTLKDHVVCVCCGSGNPAHISSCLTCESRLQTAVCVGNGAPSVHPADRRMLSCSRCKRLNWSDSRYCDWCGSKPGHAVSCVICWRCGASGHPYAIHCTACGVFLEAPAPPTSGGDITRQVGAAGTKQATSSTTRDVTWQATPSSDPANTKKLDTPRRDQSTQTVGLYYPSATELQRKEQQRALQLSMQHATKDRQPLLTAISPGRGFWRKQLDHVCAHLRSYAQNNAPFRALLGEPRLGRVVSAVIQEDRYDVGLTVSFVSAGRETDKQVDAAGDGVIPAGRTETLSSVTERSADSSTLRSDPPTGETKPSKQNLTPKPPMNDVQLLKELGPGPGQISVIQQLLDQGADPSCCDSDGRHALAVAVVNGHHDALPVLVQRGADVDQQSGRMKNTALHEAAGRGSDGLPCAKVLLSCKASMRRRNAGGQTAYDVAVSSGCNHMVSLLAAQTGLDLLGKLGKPKLNLDVF; this is encoded by the exons ATGACAGCAGGATCGGTGTCTGCTCCGCTCATCATTCCCATCATCCACCTGCAGACGCACAGAGCCAAGAACCACATCAACACCGACACACCTGTCTCCCTCCAGTCAG ACTCTCCAGGTGTGCAGATCTTCTTCACTCTGGATGGGTCGAGGCCCGTGGCGGTGCAGCGCGGGTCAGCAGGCAACAGCAGGAAGTACAATGAGCCCATCTTGCTGCCTGCTGGTCGAGTGTCTGTCAGAGCTGTAGCTGTGACCAG TGACGGCAGAGAGAGCGCTGTCGTGACCAAGGTTTTCTCGGTTGAACCTGTGGACTCAAAGAACGGGAAAGAGAATGAGGAGGACTTCCTGCGGAGCGACCAGCTG CGTCCGTCTGACCGAACGTCGTGGTCTGTAGAGAACTCTTCTGGTTCTTCACTGAAGCCTCCAG agcTGAGGATGATGGGTAATAGATCTCCTCAATCAGGTCCTCGTTTCCTGCACAGTCGGCTGGGCTCTCCCAGCACCTCCGCCCAAACTGGAGACCCCCATCGCTCCCAGTCAGCG GATTCAGGTGTGTTGAAGCAGCTGAGCAGCACGGAGACGTCCAGAATCTGCAGAGAGACGGACTTCCTGCG gTGTGCTGGGTGTCTGAGCGTCCGTCCTTCAGATCCGTTTGCTCGGTTCTGTTCTTACTGTGGAGCTCCGGTGTCTGTGATAACTGAGCAGAGACTGCCCCCTACTGAAGGAGGACAG atgGTGTGCTGTGTGTTCTGTAACACTCTGGTTCCTGTGAACACTCAGAGCTGTTTAATCTGTGAGAACTCCATCCATCAACAACTACGACCGCAGTCCAGGCGCACActaaag gatcatgttgtgtgtgtttgctgtggaAGTGGTAATCCCGCTCATATCTCCAGCTGTTTGACCTGCGAGAGCCGCCTGCAGAcg GCGGTGTGTGTGGGGAACGGCGCCCCCTCTGTCCACCCCGCAGACCGCAGGATGTTGTCGTGCTCCAGATGTAAACGTTTAAACTGGAGTGACTCCAGATACTGTGACTGGTGTGGCTCTAag ccgGGTCATGCAGTCAGCTGTGTGATCTGTTGGCGATGTGGAGCGAGTGGACATCCATACGCTATCCACTGCACAGCCTGTGGGGTCTTCCTGGAAGCACCAGCCCCGCCCACATCCGGTGGTGACATCACACGACAGGTAGGGGCCGCGGGCACCAAACAG GCTACATCATCAACTACCCGTGATGTCACCTGGCAGGCCACGCCCTCGTCTGACCCCGCCAACACCAAGAAGTTAGACACGCCCCGCAGAGACCAGTCCACGCAGACTGTGGGACTCTATTACCCATCAGCCACTGAGCTGCAGAGGAAGGAGCAACAGAGGGCGCTTCAGCTCAGCATGCAGCACGCCACCAAAGATCGGCAACCGCTGCTGACCGCCATCAGCCCGGGACGAG GTTTCTGGAGGAAACAGCTGGATCACGTGTGTGCTCACCTGAGAAGTTATGCTCAGAACAACGCCCCCTTCAGGGCTCTGCTGGGAGAACCACGCCTGGGCCGG GTGGTCTCGGCTGTGATTCAGGAGGATCGATATGACGTCGGTCTGACCGTCAGCTTTGTGTCAGCAGGACgggaaacagacaaacag GTGGATGCAGCAGGGGACGGTGTCATACCTGCGGGTCGGACTGAGACTCTGAGCAGCGTCACAGAGCGATCAGCTGACAGCAGCACTCTCa gaagtgatccTCCCACAGGTGAGACGAAACCGTCCAAACAGAACCTGACACCCAAACCTCCA ATGAATGACGTGCAGCTGTTGAAGGAGTtgggtccaggtccaggtcagATCAGCGTAATCCAGCAGCTCCTGGATCAG ggggcggaCCCCTCCTGCTGCGACAGCGACGGCCGACACGCCCTGGCAGTTGCCGTGGTGAACGGTCACCACGATGCACTTCCTGTTTTAGTGCAGAGAGGAGCGGACGTGGACCAGCAGTCGGGACG gaTGAAGAACACAGCTCTGCATGAAGCTGCAGGTCGGGGCTCTGATGGTCTGCCGTGTGCTAAAGTCCTGCTCAG CTGTAAGGCGAGCATGAGGAGGAGAAACGCCGGCGGTCAGACGGCGTACGACGTGGCGGTGAGCTCCGGCTGTAACCACATGGTGTCTCTGCTGGCCGCTCAGACCGGACTGGACCTGCTGGGCAAACTGGGAAAACCTAAACTGAACCTGGACGTGTTCTGA
- the dzank1 gene encoding double zinc ribbon and ankyrin repeat-containing protein 1 isoform X1 has translation MTAGSVSAPLIIPIIHLQTHRAKNHINTDTPVSLQSDSPGVQIFFTLDGSRPVAVQRGSAGNSRKYNEPILLPAGRVSVRAVAVTSDGRESAVVTKVFSVEPVDSKNGKENEEDFLRSDQLRPSDRTSWSVENSSGSSLKPPELRMMGNRSPQSGPRFLHSRLGSPSTSAQTGDPHRSQSADSGVLKQLSSTETSRICRETDFLRCAGCLSVRPSDPFARFCSYCGAPVSVITEQRLPPTEGGQMVCCVFCNTLVPVNTQSCLICENSIHQQLRPQSRRTLKDHVVCVCCGSGNPAHISSCLTCESRLQTAVCVGNGAPSVHPADRRMLSCSRCKRLNWSDSRYCDWCGSKPGHAVSCVICWRCGASGHPYAIHCTACGVFLEAPAPPTSGGDITRQVGAAGTKQQATSSTTRDVTWQATPSSDPANTKKLDTPRRDQSTQTVGLYYPSATELQRKEQQRALQLSMQHATKDRQPLLTAISPGRGFWRKQLDHVCAHLRSYAQNNAPFRALLGEPRLGRVVSAVIQEDRYDVGLTVSFVSAGRETDKQVDAAGDGVIPAGRTETLSSVTERSADSSTLRSDPPTGETKPSKQNLTPKPPMNDVQLLKELGPGPGQISVIQQLLDQGADPSCCDSDGRHALAVAVVNGHHDALPVLVQRGADVDQQSGRMKNTALHEAAGRGSDGLPCAKVLLSCKASMRRRNAGGQTAYDVAVSSGCNHMVSLLAAQTGLDLLGKLGKPKLNLDVF, from the exons ATGACAGCAGGATCGGTGTCTGCTCCGCTCATCATTCCCATCATCCACCTGCAGACGCACAGAGCCAAGAACCACATCAACACCGACACACCTGTCTCCCTCCAGTCAG ACTCTCCAGGTGTGCAGATCTTCTTCACTCTGGATGGGTCGAGGCCCGTGGCGGTGCAGCGCGGGTCAGCAGGCAACAGCAGGAAGTACAATGAGCCCATCTTGCTGCCTGCTGGTCGAGTGTCTGTCAGAGCTGTAGCTGTGACCAG TGACGGCAGAGAGAGCGCTGTCGTGACCAAGGTTTTCTCGGTTGAACCTGTGGACTCAAAGAACGGGAAAGAGAATGAGGAGGACTTCCTGCGGAGCGACCAGCTG CGTCCGTCTGACCGAACGTCGTGGTCTGTAGAGAACTCTTCTGGTTCTTCACTGAAGCCTCCAG agcTGAGGATGATGGGTAATAGATCTCCTCAATCAGGTCCTCGTTTCCTGCACAGTCGGCTGGGCTCTCCCAGCACCTCCGCCCAAACTGGAGACCCCCATCGCTCCCAGTCAGCG GATTCAGGTGTGTTGAAGCAGCTGAGCAGCACGGAGACGTCCAGAATCTGCAGAGAGACGGACTTCCTGCG gTGTGCTGGGTGTCTGAGCGTCCGTCCTTCAGATCCGTTTGCTCGGTTCTGTTCTTACTGTGGAGCTCCGGTGTCTGTGATAACTGAGCAGAGACTGCCCCCTACTGAAGGAGGACAG atgGTGTGCTGTGTGTTCTGTAACACTCTGGTTCCTGTGAACACTCAGAGCTGTTTAATCTGTGAGAACTCCATCCATCAACAACTACGACCGCAGTCCAGGCGCACActaaag gatcatgttgtgtgtgtttgctgtggaAGTGGTAATCCCGCTCATATCTCCAGCTGTTTGACCTGCGAGAGCCGCCTGCAGAcg GCGGTGTGTGTGGGGAACGGCGCCCCCTCTGTCCACCCCGCAGACCGCAGGATGTTGTCGTGCTCCAGATGTAAACGTTTAAACTGGAGTGACTCCAGATACTGTGACTGGTGTGGCTCTAag ccgGGTCATGCAGTCAGCTGTGTGATCTGTTGGCGATGTGGAGCGAGTGGACATCCATACGCTATCCACTGCACAGCCTGTGGGGTCTTCCTGGAAGCACCAGCCCCGCCCACATCCGGTGGTGACATCACACGACAGGTAGGGGCCGCGGGCACCAAACAG CAGGCTACATCATCAACTACCCGTGATGTCACCTGGCAGGCCACGCCCTCGTCTGACCCCGCCAACACCAAGAAGTTAGACACGCCCCGCAGAGACCAGTCCACGCAGACTGTGGGACTCTATTACCCATCAGCCACTGAGCTGCAGAGGAAGGAGCAACAGAGGGCGCTTCAGCTCAGCATGCAGCACGCCACCAAAGATCGGCAACCGCTGCTGACCGCCATCAGCCCGGGACGAG GTTTCTGGAGGAAACAGCTGGATCACGTGTGTGCTCACCTGAGAAGTTATGCTCAGAACAACGCCCCCTTCAGGGCTCTGCTGGGAGAACCACGCCTGGGCCGG GTGGTCTCGGCTGTGATTCAGGAGGATCGATATGACGTCGGTCTGACCGTCAGCTTTGTGTCAGCAGGACgggaaacagacaaacag GTGGATGCAGCAGGGGACGGTGTCATACCTGCGGGTCGGACTGAGACTCTGAGCAGCGTCACAGAGCGATCAGCTGACAGCAGCACTCTCa gaagtgatccTCCCACAGGTGAGACGAAACCGTCCAAACAGAACCTGACACCCAAACCTCCA ATGAATGACGTGCAGCTGTTGAAGGAGTtgggtccaggtccaggtcagATCAGCGTAATCCAGCAGCTCCTGGATCAG ggggcggaCCCCTCCTGCTGCGACAGCGACGGCCGACACGCCCTGGCAGTTGCCGTGGTGAACGGTCACCACGATGCACTTCCTGTTTTAGTGCAGAGAGGAGCGGACGTGGACCAGCAGTCGGGACG gaTGAAGAACACAGCTCTGCATGAAGCTGCAGGTCGGGGCTCTGATGGTCTGCCGTGTGCTAAAGTCCTGCTCAG CTGTAAGGCGAGCATGAGGAGGAGAAACGCCGGCGGTCAGACGGCGTACGACGTGGCGGTGAGCTCCGGCTGTAACCACATGGTGTCTCTGCTGGCCGCTCAGACCGGACTGGACCTGCTGGGCAAACTGGGAAAACCTAAACTGAACCTGGACGTGTTCTGA
- the dzank1 gene encoding double zinc ribbon and ankyrin repeat-containing protein 1 isoform X4, producing the protein MTAGSVSAPLIIPIIHLQTHRAKNHINTDTPVSLQSDSPGVQIFFTLDGSRPVAVQRGSAGNSRKYNEPILLPAGRVSVRAVAVTSDGRESAVVTKVFSVEPVDSKNGKENEEDFLRSDQLRPSDRTSWSVENSSGSSLKPPELRMMGNRSPQSGPRFLHSRLGSPSTSAQTGDPHRSQSADSGVLKQLSSTETSRICRETDFLRCAGCLSVRPSDPFARFCSYCGAPVSVITEQRLPPTEGGQMVCCVFCNTLVPVNTQSCLICENSIHQQLRPQSRRTLKDHVVCVCCGSGNPAHISSCLTCESRLQTAVCVGNGAPSVHPADRRMLSCSRCKRLNWSDSRYCDWCGSKPGHAVSCVICWRCGASGHPYAIHCTACGVFLEAPAPPTSGGDITRQQATSSTTRDVTWQATPSSDPANTKKLDTPRRDQSTQTVGLYYPSATELQRKEQQRALQLSMQHATKDRQPLLTAISPGRGFWRKQLDHVCAHLRSYAQNNAPFRALLGEPRLGRVVSAVIQEDRYDVGLTVSFVSAGRETDKQVDAAGDGVIPAGRTETLSSVTERSADSSTLRSDPPTGETKPSKQNLTPKPPMNDVQLLKELGPGPGQISVIQQLLDQGADPSCCDSDGRHALAVAVVNGHHDALPVLVQRGADVDQQSGRMKNTALHEAAGRGSDGLPCAKVLLSCKASMRRRNAGGQTAYDVAVSSGCNHMVSLLAAQTGLDLLGKLGKPKLNLDVF; encoded by the exons ATGACAGCAGGATCGGTGTCTGCTCCGCTCATCATTCCCATCATCCACCTGCAGACGCACAGAGCCAAGAACCACATCAACACCGACACACCTGTCTCCCTCCAGTCAG ACTCTCCAGGTGTGCAGATCTTCTTCACTCTGGATGGGTCGAGGCCCGTGGCGGTGCAGCGCGGGTCAGCAGGCAACAGCAGGAAGTACAATGAGCCCATCTTGCTGCCTGCTGGTCGAGTGTCTGTCAGAGCTGTAGCTGTGACCAG TGACGGCAGAGAGAGCGCTGTCGTGACCAAGGTTTTCTCGGTTGAACCTGTGGACTCAAAGAACGGGAAAGAGAATGAGGAGGACTTCCTGCGGAGCGACCAGCTG CGTCCGTCTGACCGAACGTCGTGGTCTGTAGAGAACTCTTCTGGTTCTTCACTGAAGCCTCCAG agcTGAGGATGATGGGTAATAGATCTCCTCAATCAGGTCCTCGTTTCCTGCACAGTCGGCTGGGCTCTCCCAGCACCTCCGCCCAAACTGGAGACCCCCATCGCTCCCAGTCAGCG GATTCAGGTGTGTTGAAGCAGCTGAGCAGCACGGAGACGTCCAGAATCTGCAGAGAGACGGACTTCCTGCG gTGTGCTGGGTGTCTGAGCGTCCGTCCTTCAGATCCGTTTGCTCGGTTCTGTTCTTACTGTGGAGCTCCGGTGTCTGTGATAACTGAGCAGAGACTGCCCCCTACTGAAGGAGGACAG atgGTGTGCTGTGTGTTCTGTAACACTCTGGTTCCTGTGAACACTCAGAGCTGTTTAATCTGTGAGAACTCCATCCATCAACAACTACGACCGCAGTCCAGGCGCACActaaag gatcatgttgtgtgtgtttgctgtggaAGTGGTAATCCCGCTCATATCTCCAGCTGTTTGACCTGCGAGAGCCGCCTGCAGAcg GCGGTGTGTGTGGGGAACGGCGCCCCCTCTGTCCACCCCGCAGACCGCAGGATGTTGTCGTGCTCCAGATGTAAACGTTTAAACTGGAGTGACTCCAGATACTGTGACTGGTGTGGCTCTAag ccgGGTCATGCAGTCAGCTGTGTGATCTGTTGGCGATGTGGAGCGAGTGGACATCCATACGCTATCCACTGCACAGCCTGTGGGGTCTTCCTGGAAGCACCAGCCCCGCCCACATCCGGTGGTGACATCACACGACAG CAGGCTACATCATCAACTACCCGTGATGTCACCTGGCAGGCCACGCCCTCGTCTGACCCCGCCAACACCAAGAAGTTAGACACGCCCCGCAGAGACCAGTCCACGCAGACTGTGGGACTCTATTACCCATCAGCCACTGAGCTGCAGAGGAAGGAGCAACAGAGGGCGCTTCAGCTCAGCATGCAGCACGCCACCAAAGATCGGCAACCGCTGCTGACCGCCATCAGCCCGGGACGAG GTTTCTGGAGGAAACAGCTGGATCACGTGTGTGCTCACCTGAGAAGTTATGCTCAGAACAACGCCCCCTTCAGGGCTCTGCTGGGAGAACCACGCCTGGGCCGG GTGGTCTCGGCTGTGATTCAGGAGGATCGATATGACGTCGGTCTGACCGTCAGCTTTGTGTCAGCAGGACgggaaacagacaaacag GTGGATGCAGCAGGGGACGGTGTCATACCTGCGGGTCGGACTGAGACTCTGAGCAGCGTCACAGAGCGATCAGCTGACAGCAGCACTCTCa gaagtgatccTCCCACAGGTGAGACGAAACCGTCCAAACAGAACCTGACACCCAAACCTCCA ATGAATGACGTGCAGCTGTTGAAGGAGTtgggtccaggtccaggtcagATCAGCGTAATCCAGCAGCTCCTGGATCAG ggggcggaCCCCTCCTGCTGCGACAGCGACGGCCGACACGCCCTGGCAGTTGCCGTGGTGAACGGTCACCACGATGCACTTCCTGTTTTAGTGCAGAGAGGAGCGGACGTGGACCAGCAGTCGGGACG gaTGAAGAACACAGCTCTGCATGAAGCTGCAGGTCGGGGCTCTGATGGTCTGCCGTGTGCTAAAGTCCTGCTCAG CTGTAAGGCGAGCATGAGGAGGAGAAACGCCGGCGGTCAGACGGCGTACGACGTGGCGGTGAGCTCCGGCTGTAACCACATGGTGTCTCTGCTGGCCGCTCAGACCGGACTGGACCTGCTGGGCAAACTGGGAAAACCTAAACTGAACCTGGACGTGTTCTGA
- the dzank1 gene encoding double zinc ribbon and ankyrin repeat-containing protein 1 isoform X3: protein MTAGSVSAPLIIPIIHLQTHRAKNHINTDTPVSLQSDSPGVQIFFTLDGSRPVAVQRGSAGNSRKYNEPILLPAGRVSVRAVAVTSDGRESAVVTKVFSVEPVDSKNGKENEEDFLRSDQLRPSDRTSWSVENSSGSSLKPPELRMMGNRSPQSGPRFLHSRLGSPSTSAQTGDPHRSQSADSGVLKQLSSTETSRICRETDFLRCAGCLSVRPSDPFARFCSYCGAPVSVITEQRLPPTEGGQMVCCVFCNTLVPVNTQSCLICENSIHQQLRPQSRRTLKDHVVCVCCGSGNPAHISSCLTCESRLQTAVCVGNGAPSVHPADRRMLSCSRCKRLNWSDSRYCDWCGSKPGHAVSCVICWRCGASGHPYAIHCTACGVFLEAPAPPTSGGDITRQVGAAGTKQQATSSTTRDVTWQATPSSDPANTKKLDTPRRDQSTQTVGLYYPSATELQRKEQQRALQLSMQHATKDRQPLLTAISPGRGFWRKQLDHVCAHLRSYAQNNAPFRALLGEPRLGRVVSAVIQEDRYDVGLTVSFVSAGRETDKQVDAAGDGVIPAGRTETLSSVTERSADSSTLSETKPSKQNLTPKPPMNDVQLLKELGPGPGQISVIQQLLDQGADPSCCDSDGRHALAVAVVNGHHDALPVLVQRGADVDQQSGRMKNTALHEAAGRGSDGLPCAKVLLSCKASMRRRNAGGQTAYDVAVSSGCNHMVSLLAAQTGLDLLGKLGKPKLNLDVF, encoded by the exons ATGACAGCAGGATCGGTGTCTGCTCCGCTCATCATTCCCATCATCCACCTGCAGACGCACAGAGCCAAGAACCACATCAACACCGACACACCTGTCTCCCTCCAGTCAG ACTCTCCAGGTGTGCAGATCTTCTTCACTCTGGATGGGTCGAGGCCCGTGGCGGTGCAGCGCGGGTCAGCAGGCAACAGCAGGAAGTACAATGAGCCCATCTTGCTGCCTGCTGGTCGAGTGTCTGTCAGAGCTGTAGCTGTGACCAG TGACGGCAGAGAGAGCGCTGTCGTGACCAAGGTTTTCTCGGTTGAACCTGTGGACTCAAAGAACGGGAAAGAGAATGAGGAGGACTTCCTGCGGAGCGACCAGCTG CGTCCGTCTGACCGAACGTCGTGGTCTGTAGAGAACTCTTCTGGTTCTTCACTGAAGCCTCCAG agcTGAGGATGATGGGTAATAGATCTCCTCAATCAGGTCCTCGTTTCCTGCACAGTCGGCTGGGCTCTCCCAGCACCTCCGCCCAAACTGGAGACCCCCATCGCTCCCAGTCAGCG GATTCAGGTGTGTTGAAGCAGCTGAGCAGCACGGAGACGTCCAGAATCTGCAGAGAGACGGACTTCCTGCG gTGTGCTGGGTGTCTGAGCGTCCGTCCTTCAGATCCGTTTGCTCGGTTCTGTTCTTACTGTGGAGCTCCGGTGTCTGTGATAACTGAGCAGAGACTGCCCCCTACTGAAGGAGGACAG atgGTGTGCTGTGTGTTCTGTAACACTCTGGTTCCTGTGAACACTCAGAGCTGTTTAATCTGTGAGAACTCCATCCATCAACAACTACGACCGCAGTCCAGGCGCACActaaag gatcatgttgtgtgtgtttgctgtggaAGTGGTAATCCCGCTCATATCTCCAGCTGTTTGACCTGCGAGAGCCGCCTGCAGAcg GCGGTGTGTGTGGGGAACGGCGCCCCCTCTGTCCACCCCGCAGACCGCAGGATGTTGTCGTGCTCCAGATGTAAACGTTTAAACTGGAGTGACTCCAGATACTGTGACTGGTGTGGCTCTAag ccgGGTCATGCAGTCAGCTGTGTGATCTGTTGGCGATGTGGAGCGAGTGGACATCCATACGCTATCCACTGCACAGCCTGTGGGGTCTTCCTGGAAGCACCAGCCCCGCCCACATCCGGTGGTGACATCACACGACAGGTAGGGGCCGCGGGCACCAAACAG CAGGCTACATCATCAACTACCCGTGATGTCACCTGGCAGGCCACGCCCTCGTCTGACCCCGCCAACACCAAGAAGTTAGACACGCCCCGCAGAGACCAGTCCACGCAGACTGTGGGACTCTATTACCCATCAGCCACTGAGCTGCAGAGGAAGGAGCAACAGAGGGCGCTTCAGCTCAGCATGCAGCACGCCACCAAAGATCGGCAACCGCTGCTGACCGCCATCAGCCCGGGACGAG GTTTCTGGAGGAAACAGCTGGATCACGTGTGTGCTCACCTGAGAAGTTATGCTCAGAACAACGCCCCCTTCAGGGCTCTGCTGGGAGAACCACGCCTGGGCCGG GTGGTCTCGGCTGTGATTCAGGAGGATCGATATGACGTCGGTCTGACCGTCAGCTTTGTGTCAGCAGGACgggaaacagacaaacag GTGGATGCAGCAGGGGACGGTGTCATACCTGCGGGTCGGACTGAGACTCTGAGCAGCGTCACAGAGCGATCAGCTGACAGCAGCACTCTCa GTGAGACGAAACCGTCCAAACAGAACCTGACACCCAAACCTCCA ATGAATGACGTGCAGCTGTTGAAGGAGTtgggtccaggtccaggtcagATCAGCGTAATCCAGCAGCTCCTGGATCAG ggggcggaCCCCTCCTGCTGCGACAGCGACGGCCGACACGCCCTGGCAGTTGCCGTGGTGAACGGTCACCACGATGCACTTCCTGTTTTAGTGCAGAGAGGAGCGGACGTGGACCAGCAGTCGGGACG gaTGAAGAACACAGCTCTGCATGAAGCTGCAGGTCGGGGCTCTGATGGTCTGCCGTGTGCTAAAGTCCTGCTCAG CTGTAAGGCGAGCATGAGGAGGAGAAACGCCGGCGGTCAGACGGCGTACGACGTGGCGGTGAGCTCCGGCTGTAACCACATGGTGTCTCTGCTGGCCGCTCAGACCGGACTGGACCTGCTGGGCAAACTGGGAAAACCTAAACTGAACCTGGACGTGTTCTGA